CCAACCCTGCTAATAAAACCCAGTACAAACAAAGGCTAGCATTGCATTCCTGTATATGGCCTGGCTTAAAAGACCTCAATGAAGCCAGCCTAAGTTTTGGTCGTGCTGCCCAGGGCAAACATTATGGTATTCTTCTGCAGCAATGGGGACCGCTGAACTATAGAGAACAGATGTTAGCCTTGGCTTTCGGACTGGAACTCAGCTCTAAAATGGCCATGGGAATTCGCATGGATTTACAGCAAAAACAAATTGTGGAAAAGGATAAATCCTATCATCTGAATAGTCAGCTTTATTGGGATTATCACCCCAGTGCAAACTGGCAATGGGCCAATCGACTGCAAATTGCTAAGGTGCCTTTAGGAGCAAAGCTTAGTTTGGATAGTCAAATGAGCTTTCAGGGCTTTAGCGGTTTAAGGCTATTGATGGGGATAAGTCTACCTCAACAGAGTCCGGGCTTTGGGGCTTTTGCACTGGAGTATAATTTTAAAGATTGGCTCTTTCTAAGGCAGGGTTTTAAATTAAAGCAAGACCTGGATTACCGTGCGGGCTTGGGTATTAGATGGAAGGCCTGGATATTGGATCTAGGATTTCAATGGCAAAAGGCCCTAGGTGCAGGACAGCAAATCAGCCTAAGCTATTGCTGGTTATGATTCGGGCCTTCGTCCTATCCTTGCTAATCTGCAAAGGCTTAGTTGCTCAAAGCTTATGGGAGCAACAATTGGAACAAAGCTCCCTCGCTGAGCAAAGTCCAGAGGCCCTAGAACAATGGGCTAATCAATTGCAAAATTGGGAGCAAAGACCCATTGAAATTAATTTGTGGAGCCGACAGCAATTAATGGAAACCGGTTTATTTAATGTCTTTCAAGTGCATAATCTTCTACAATACCGTGAACGATACGGGGCATTATTATCAATTCCCGAGCTTAACCTGATTAAGGGCTTTGAAAAAGAAAGAATCCAATTCCTTGCTCCCTATTTGAGCTTTCAGACTAAAGAAAGTAGCCATGGCTTAAGCTGGCAGAGTTTCCGCAACATCAGGGAACATCAGTTGGCCTGGCGTTGGCAGCTTAATCGCCGGAATCTGGATGCAAATCAAAAAAACACCTATTTAGGGGATCCACTTGAAAGTCGATTGGTGTATCGAGCTCAGAACCGCTCAGGCTTATCTATTGGCTTAAACCTTCAAAAAGATCCGGGAGAAGCTTGGCATCTTCCTTTTGGCTTTGATCATCTGGCAGGCCATCTGCAATATCAAGGTCCTGGCAAATGGCGAAAATTAATCTTAGGCGACTTCCATTTTAGTTTTGGTCAAGGTTTAAGCTTATGGTCAGGCTCAGCCTTTCATGCCACCGGATTTGATCAGGCATTCGCAGCTTATGCTCGTGGGATCAGTGCTTTTGGCGGCAGTGAAGAGCAAAGGTTCTTCCGAGGAGTAGCGGTCAGCTATCAAAAAGATGCTTGGAGGACAGAAACCTTTATTTCTTTTAGGGACTTAGATGCCAGTTTAACTGAAACCAAGGAAGGAAGGGTGGCCATGATTCGTAATGGCGGATACCATCGCAATGAAAAAGAACTCAGCTCTAAAGATCAAGTTTCATTAAAATCTCTGGGCATGGCTCTGCACTATGAGGGAAAGAATTTTGATCTAAGCTTTTTGCATCATCAGCATTATTTCGCCATCCCCCTAATGGAAGCCTCGGACTTAAGTGAAAGCCATAAAGTTGTGGGAAAAAGCTATTATGGCTATGCTCTGGCCGGGCAATTACTTTGGCAGCAATTTCACCTATTTGGAGAATGGGCCATGGACCAGGAGGCAGACTGGGCTCTATATATCGGCTGGGAGCGCAACTGGTGGGAGCGATTTAAAATCAGGCAAGCCTGGCGCAAATTTCAAGTTAATTATCAAGGTTTCTGGAATGATGCCCGTGCACGTAGTGGCAGCGCCGGTGAATTTGGAATCCTGCATCAAATTGAAGCCAATTGGACCTACCAGTTGCGGAGCTTAGTGGAAGTAGACTATTATGCATTCCCCTGGCCCCGCTACCAAATTGAAGGCCCTTCTGCCGGAAAGCGCATTAGTTTTATCCAGGAATGGCGACCTAAATCCTCCCAAAGTCTAGAACTCCGACTTCGCCATCAGAAAGACGAAAAATGGGATGGAACTAGTTTCAAAGGAGATCCTGCCCTTAGCAGAAGCAGTGTCGAAAACTGGCAAATTCGATTTGTGCACAAGCTTCAGCTTAGTAGCGCTTGGAGCAGTCGCAGTTCCATACAATTTTATCTACTACCCGAAAATTGGAATCAAGTAGCCAGCTTTCTTTCACAACAATGGACCTACAAATTTGGGTCCTGGCGCCATAGTTTAAGCTTAAGCATGGCCAATGATCCCGCTGGGATAGCAGTCTTTTACGATTATGAGCCCGACTTATTGAGAAGCTTTTCGATTCCTGCCTACCGTGGCCAGAGCCTTCGACTCTCTATCTATAGTCGCTGGAAGTCAAGAAAATGGCAGGCTGAAGCCAAACTTGCTTATGCCGATGATATTTATTATTCTAATGCTCAAATAGAGCTTAAATTGCAATTGCATTATTCATTTTAAGAAACCACGTGCAGATGCGATATTTGCTAAAATTTTACGCATGCTATCAGAAAAATTAGCTTCAGCGCTAAACAACCAAATTCAAGTGGAGGCCATCTCCTCACAAGTATATTTAGCCATGGCCTCCTGGGCCGAAGTACAAGGTTTAGAAGGGGTTGCCTCTTTTATGTACGAACAATCGGATGAGGAACGTCTACACATGTTAAAGCTGGTGAAATTCGTAAACGAGCGCGGTGGTCACGCTGTAGTTTCTGAATTAAAAGCCCCTAAATCAGACTTTGGTACTTTTAAAGATATGTTTCAAGAACTCTTTGAGCATGAACTAAAGGTATCGGCCAGCATCAATGAATTGGTTCACACTGCTTTAGAAGAAAAAGACTATGCTACCCATAACTTCTTGCAATGGTATGTTGCCGAGCAAATCGAAGAAGAAGCGGTAGCTCGCACTATTTTGGATAAAATCAATTTGATCGGAAACGATAAAGGCGGACTGTATTTATTTGACCGCGACATTAAGCAACTCACTGTAGAAACTGCAGCAAACGACAACCCTAAATAAGCCGAACGGTAAATGAAAAACACCTACTTTGATCTGATCGATCAGACCTATTATTTTCCACAGGAAGGTTTTGACTTGCGTGATGACCAACTCACCTTTCATGGAATTTCGCTTAAGCACCTGATTGACAAATACGGAACTCCTTTCCGTTTTATCTATCTGCCTAAGATTGGCGATCAGATCAAAAAAGCGCGTAATCTCTTTAATCGTGCCATCAAACGCTCTTCCTTCCGAGGGGAATATCAATTCTGTTATTGTACCAAGTGCAATCACTTTTCACATGTGGTGAGCGAGGCGCTAAAGCATAATGTTAACCTGGAAACCTCCTCCTCTTTCGACATTGACCTTATTCTCAATCTCTACAAGGAAGGTAAGTTTACCAAGGATCGCTATATCGTAAACAATGGCTATAAAACCGACGACTATCTTCAGAAGATCGTGAAAATGCATGAGCTCGGTTTTGAGAATATCATTGTGGTATTGGATAGCATGACGGAGCTGGAGCGATTAATGAAGTTCGCTGGTGATAATAAAATTAAGATCGGTCTGCGGATGGCCATTAATGAAGAACCGCAGTCGAGCTATTACACTTCTCGATTAGGCATTCGTCATAACGAAATGCTGGATTTTTACGAGAATCACATCAAAGACAATCCACAGGTTGAGCTTAAAATGCTGCACTTCTTTGTGGATTCGGGCATTAAAGACAGCCTCTACTACTGGGGTGAATTTAAGCGTGCCATTAAACTTTATACCGAACTCAAGAAGAGAGCAGATAGCCTCACTCATTTCAATTTGGGTGGTGGATTCCCGATTCGCAACAATCTGGGTTTTGAGTACGATTACGAATACATGATTCGTGAAATCGTGCAAAACATCAGCGATGCCTGCGATGCAGAGGAAGTGCCTCATCCCAATATCTTCACCGAATTTGGAAAATACACCGTTGGTGAATCAGGAGCGATCATCTTCAAGGTACTGGAGCAAAAGAAACAGAACGATACCGAAAGCTGGTATATCATCAATAACAGCTTGATGAACACTATTCCTGATGCCTGGAGTATTCACGAAAAGTTCATTCTCCTGCCCATCAATAAATGGGATCACGAATACCAAAGGGTAAATATTGGTGGAATTAGCTGTGATCACTCGGATTACTATAATTCCGATGAGCTGAACCAGGAAGTATTACTGCCTACCTACGATGATAATGATGAAGAGCCACTTTACATTGGTTTCTTCCACACCGGAGCTTATCAAGATGCCATTTCAGGTTATGGTGGCATTAAGCATTGCCTGATCCCTTCCCCTAAGCATGTGATTATCGATCGGGATGAGAAAGGCAATATCGTCGACTATGTATACCGCAATGAGCAGTCGGCAGAAGAAATGTTTAAACTATTAGGTTACAAATGAGAATTTACGCCGGTGTAGAAGAAGAATGGGGCGATTACGACAAAGCGCGCATTCTTTTACAATCCATTCCCTACGACGGAACCAGTACCTGGGGCAAGGGTGCCGACCAGGGCTTTGAATCCTTCCTAGATGCTACCGACAATATGGAGGTTTACGATATCGAAACCGATTCGGAAGTCTACAAACAAGGAGTGCATATCCTGGATCCCATTCGCGAAGACTCCAGTCCGGAAGCCGTATTTGAGACCGTTTACAAAAAGACCCAAGAACTCCTAAAAACAGGCAAGTACCTCACCTTCTTTGGCGGTGAGCACAGTATCAGCATAGGGGTAATTAAGGCTTTTTACGAGCATCATGATAATTTAAGCGTGCTGCAAATTGATGCCCATGCGGATTTACGTCCTGAGTATCACGGCAGCCCCTATAACCATGCCTGCGCGGTATTTGACGCCAGTCAGAATTGCAATTTGGTGCAAGTAGGCATTCGCAGCATGGATGCGGATGAAAAACAATATGTGCAAGAAGGTAATTGCTTTTATGCTCACGAAATGTGGGGTCATGATCGCTGGATGGATGAATCCATTGCCCGACTTACTGATAAGGTTTACCTCACCATTGACTTGGATGCTTTTGATCCATCAATTTTAGCCGCTACCGGAACTCCGGAACCCGGCGGTATGGGCTGGTATGAAACCTTAAAATACCTGCGTAGGGTATTCCGCGAAAAAGAAGTTGTAGGCTTCGACATCGTAGAGCTGGCACCAGAAAAGGCCCATAAGGCTTCTAATTTTTTAGCCGCCAAACTGTATTACAAACTTTTAAGCTATCAATTCGAAGATGGAAAATAAAGGACCCATTGGCCAGTTTATGCTGGAACATTACAAGCACTTCAATGCTGCTGCTTTAGTAGATGCCGCAAAAGGATATGAAAAGCATTTAGCAGAAGGCAAGAAAATGATGATTACCCTGGCAGGTGCCATGAGTACCGCTGAACTGGGCAAAAGTCTGGCTGAAATTATTCGTCAGGATAAAGTGCAAATCATCTCTTGTACTGGTGCCAACCTCGAAGAAGATTTAATGAATTTAGTAGCTCATAGCCACTATGAGCGCGTACCCCACTACCGCGATCTTACCCCTAAAGAAGAATGGGATTTATTGGAGCGTGGCCTAAATCGGGTAACCGATACTTGCATTCCAGAAGAAGAAGCCTTCCGTAGATTACAAAAGCACATCTTCGAAATCTGGAAGGATGCCGAAGCAAAGGGTGAGCGTTATTTCCCACATGAGTTTATGTATAAGCTACTGAACTCCGGAGTATTGCAACAATATTATGAGATCGACCCTAAGAACAGCTGGATGCTGGCAGCGGCAGAAAAGAACCTGCCCATCATCGTTCCAGGTTGGGAAGATTCGACCATGGGGAACATTTTCGCTTCTTATTGCTTAAAAGGAGAGCTCAAGGCTTCAACCATGAAGAGTGGAATTGAATACATGACTTTCCTGGCCGATTGGTATACGGACAATGCCGGAACAGATGGTATTGGCTTTTTCCAGATCGGTGGTGGTATCGCGGGTGACTTCCCAATTTGTGTAGTACCTATGCTTTATCAGGATATGGAACGCACTGATACTCCTTTCTGGTCTTATTTCTGCCAGATTAGCGACAGTACCACCAGTTACGGATCCTACTCCGGAGCAGTTCCCAATGAGAAAATCACTTGGGGAAAACTGGACATTCATACGCCGAAATTCATTGTAGAAAGTGATGCAACTATAGTTGCGCCACTGCTCTTTGCTTACCTCTTAGGCTGGTAATAAAGCTAAAGACGCCCAAAGGCATTATGGAAACAATTGAAAACGTAGAACTCGCCTACTTAAACGCCGAGGATTATCAAGCCTTAAAAGATTTAATGGATGCCGCCTATGCTGGCATGAATAGCCTTCACTGGAAAAAAGAGGAAATCGAGAAATTGGTTTCCCTCTTTCCGGAAGGGCAGGTCATTTTAAAGGTGAATGGCGAATTGGCGGGTTGTGCGCTTTCGGTTTTGCAGGATGACAGCATCACCGAGAAAAACCATAGTTACTCTGATGTAACTGGTAATGACACCTTCAAGACTCATAAAAAGGACGGTGACCTGCTCTATGGTATTGATGTTTTCATTTCTCCTAAATACCGCGGATTGCGCCTGGCCCGCCGACTCTATGATTTCCGTAAAGAGCTTTGTGAACAGCTCAATTTAAAGGGAATCGCCTTTGGGGCCCGAATGCCCAAATACCATTTATACGCCAAGGAACTGAGTCCTCTGCAATACCTGGAAAAGGTAAAAGCAAAGGAGATTGAAGATCCGGTGCTCAATTTTCAGTTCAACAATGATTTCCACGTAAAGAAAATCCTCAAAAACTATTTGGAAGGAGACACCGAATCTCTGGACCATGCAGTTTTGATGGAGTGGAACAATGTGTATTATGAAAAGCCCAGTGCCGGTCCTGGCAGCCAAACTCGGGTAATTCGCGTAGGCTTGGTACAATGGCAAATGCGCCCCTATAGCGACTTGGACGAATTAATGAGTCAAGCTGAATTCTTCCTAGACTCTATTTCCGGCTATCACTCCGATTTCGCCCTCTTCCCGGAGTTTTTCAATGCGCCTTTAATGGCCGCTTACAATGAAATAAAAGAGTCGGAAGCTATTCGGAAATTGGCGGGCTATACCGAAGAGATTGTGAATCGTTTCTCCCAATTGGCAGTAAGTTACAATATCAACATCATTACCGGGAGCATGCCCGAAATTGTGAATGATAAGCTTCGCAATGTAGGCTATCTCTGCCATCGTGATGGTCGCCTGGATCGCTTTGAGAAAATTCACGTTACCCCCGACGAAGAACGAGTTTGGGGTATGGAAGGCGGCGACATCCTGCGTAGCTTCGATACCGATTGTGGCAAAATAGGTATTCTGATTTGCTACGATGTGGAGTTCCCGGAACTAAGCCGAATTTTGGCTGAAGAAGGCATGGACATCCTTTTTGTTCCCTTCCTTACCGACACCCAAAATGGTTACAGCCGAGTGCGCAATACCGCTCAAGCTCGCGCCATTGAAAACGAGTGTTATGTGGTTATTGCCGGTAGTGTAGGCAACTTACCCAAAGTGAGTAATATGGATATTCAGTTTGCCCAATCCATGGTATTTACACCCTGCGACTTTGCCTTCCCTAGCACCGGTATTAAGGCCGAAGCTACCCCTAATGCGGAGATGATTCTGGTAGTAGATTTAGATATCAATCTACTGCGAGAACTCAACGAATTTGGAAGCGTCCGAAACCTTAAAGACCGACGACTAGACCTCTATCGTCTTACAAAACTAAAAGCTTAGCCTTTCTTCTTTCGCGAAGGGGCTGCTTTCAATTCTTCAAATTTCAAATTAGGCGGAAAACCCTGAGGGAAGCGCGCAAAGTGGTAGAGCTCCGACAGGGGAATTTCGTAATCCGTGTGGGAAGCCCGATCCTTAACCTGGTCATTAACTACTCCCATAGTCACCACATTGACGGGCAAACTAACTACACCTACAATGCCATGACTTATAGGCATTAGCGAGAGCGCAATATTGGACCATACCGGATACTCAGGCTCGAACATATAGACCCGAAAGCCTTGAATCTGATCGATCATCACCTCTACATGATCTACTTCTCCATCCTCACCATGAATGATGAAGATACTGCTATCGTTCACTGAAATCAGTTCACCTACCACCTTGGGCACTTTCGAGCTGCGCTTTAGATCCAATTCGATGTAAGAACCGTAAAGATTTTGATGGGCTTCTGAAGACTTGGGTAAGATGTCGGAAGTAGAGCAAGCACTGACCAAAATCACTAGAACAAGCAGCAAGCCTAGTTTTGAAATACAATTTTTCATAATCAGCAGCATTAAGGTTTGAGGGTCAATGGTTCTGCGGGCACTTGAGAAGACCAGAATACTTCTTCCATATTCTGCTCGTAAATCTTATATGCCTCTGCTTCTCGCTTAAGATAAAGTGCAGGCTGCTTAAACATCTGTCGTAGTTTCCAAAGATCTTTATCTGCTAACCATTCCTTGCGCATCCATTCCAAATAATAACCTTCGGCTTTTAAAAAGAGCGCATAGTTTTGATTCGGATCTAAGGAAAAATCCAACTCAAAATAGTCGCCCGGCATGGAAACTAATTGTAAATCCGGATCATTCAATTCGGTTTTTGCTTGCGCTGATACTATTCCCGCCTTACGCACCGCAATTGGCTTCAAGGCCTGTGGTTCTAGCTTCCGCTGAATGGAGCAAATAGCAGCACGATCAATTCTCCATAAGCCAAGGTTCATTACTAGTTTTAATTTCAAAGGACCTTTCGGCTGATGCGCCAAATCCAAAATCTGTCGGTTAATAGCAATAGGCCCGGTTTCATAGAATGATCCTTGCAAATCCCAGCGCTGAGCTTCTTCATTCCAGAGATAGACTTCCAGTTCCCCTAATTCCGATTTGAGGCCCTTGTCCATGGTTTCATACAAATCGCCACTATTCTCAAATTTGGCGATAATGTCTGCCACCTCATCACCCATATAGGAAAGGGCGGAATAAATAAAATAGGTCGTCATTAAAGTCTGACGAAAATCGAGTACCAAGCCCAGATCTTCTTGAGAGGGATCCACATCAAATTCTAAAATCAACTCCTCCTTGGAAGCTAGATTCTCCGCATCCGCCTCAGAAAAATACTCCTGACCATCAGCAGCAGCTAAAAGCGCATTATTGCGAGGCATCCATAATCCTTGGGTGGCATAAAAATCACCTATACGGCTTTGGTAAATGCGCTCCCCTTCATTCTGGGCCAGGGCAACTAATTGAACCGATCGCAAAACATGGGTTTCCTGCGCTTCGTTCTTCATCACTAAGGTGAAGAGGGAATCCGAATACTCCGAAATCTTCAGATCGTCGATATCGGCATATTCCAAAGAAGGACAAATAGCATTGGAAAAGCCTTCGGCTCGAGCCGAAAAAAGGCCCTGATCCTCCACGGTATAAAAGGTAGGACAAGAGCCAAAACAAGCTTTAGGATTAGCCAGACACACGAAGGACAAGCCTATATTAACCACCGTTAGGGGGGCCAACATTTGATGCCCGGAACTAATATCCAGCTCTTTATTTACCTCAAAGAGACTAACCGAAGCGATGGGTAAGCTTCGTTCTGCACTATCTAAAAAATCACGATTGGCATCATAGTGATAAGCCATCCCTTGTACGGCCCTGCTATTGGTATCTACCCACCAGGCACCTGGGAAAAAGTAGACCTCACCATTTTTCAGATGGGCCTTTAAAATACTCTCTGTTGGAATATCCTGAGTTTTATGCACGGCATCCTGCACATCACGGTAATGCCATTTGTACTCAAGTTCTTTGCAGGCTGAAGCACTTAAAATGAGCAGCCCCAAGCCCCATAAAAGGACATAATTTTTCATTTTAATCAGTAATGGTTTAGTCCGAAGGTAGCCAATTAATGACTATAGGCTTTCCTTATCTTTGAAGAATGCGAAACATCCTTCTCTATTT
The Croceimicrobium hydrocarbonivorans genome window above contains:
- the speB gene encoding agmatinase encodes the protein MRIYAGVEEEWGDYDKARILLQSIPYDGTSTWGKGADQGFESFLDATDNMEVYDIETDSEVYKQGVHILDPIREDSSPEAVFETVYKKTQELLKTGKYLTFFGGEHSISIGVIKAFYEHHDNLSVLQIDAHADLRPEYHGSPYNHACAVFDASQNCNLVQVGIRSMDADEKQYVQEGNCFYAHEMWGHDRWMDESIARLTDKVYLTIDLDAFDPSILAATGTPEPGGMGWYETLKYLRRVFREKEVVGFDIVELAPEKAHKASNFLAAKLYYKLLSYQFEDGK
- a CDS encoding type III PLP-dependent enzyme domain-containing protein — translated: MKNTYFDLIDQTYYFPQEGFDLRDDQLTFHGISLKHLIDKYGTPFRFIYLPKIGDQIKKARNLFNRAIKRSSFRGEYQFCYCTKCNHFSHVVSEALKHNVNLETSSSFDIDLILNLYKEGKFTKDRYIVNNGYKTDDYLQKIVKMHELGFENIIVVLDSMTELERLMKFAGDNKIKIGLRMAINEEPQSSYYTSRLGIRHNEMLDFYENHIKDNPQVELKMLHFFVDSGIKDSLYYWGEFKRAIKLYTELKKRADSLTHFNLGGGFPIRNNLGFEYDYEYMIREIVQNISDACDAEEVPHPNIFTEFGKYTVGESGAIIFKVLEQKKQNDTESWYIINNSLMNTIPDAWSIHEKFILLPINKWDHEYQRVNIGGISCDHSDYYNSDELNQEVLLPTYDDNDEEPLYIGFFHTGAYQDAISGYGGIKHCLIPSPKHVIIDRDEKGNIVDYVYRNEQSAEEMFKLLGYK
- a CDS encoding deoxyhypusine synthase family protein, with the protein product MENKGPIGQFMLEHYKHFNAAALVDAAKGYEKHLAEGKKMMITLAGAMSTAELGKSLAEIIRQDKVQIISCTGANLEEDLMNLVAHSHYERVPHYRDLTPKEEWDLLERGLNRVTDTCIPEEEAFRRLQKHIFEIWKDAEAKGERYFPHEFMYKLLNSGVLQQYYEIDPKNSWMLAAAEKNLPIIVPGWEDSTMGNIFASYCLKGELKASTMKSGIEYMTFLADWYTDNAGTDGIGFFQIGGGIAGDFPICVVPMLYQDMERTDTPFWSYFCQISDSTTSYGSYSGAVPNEKITWGKLDIHTPKFIVESDATIVAPLLFAYLLGW
- a CDS encoding ferritin translates to MLSEKLASALNNQIQVEAISSQVYLAMASWAEVQGLEGVASFMYEQSDEERLHMLKLVKFVNERGGHAVVSELKAPKSDFGTFKDMFQELFEHELKVSASINELVHTALEEKDYATHNFLQWYVAEQIEEEAVARTILDKINLIGNDKGGLYLFDRDIKQLTVETAANDNPK
- a CDS encoding helix-hairpin-helix domain-containing protein; this translates as MIRAFVLSLLICKGLVAQSLWEQQLEQSSLAEQSPEALEQWANQLQNWEQRPIEINLWSRQQLMETGLFNVFQVHNLLQYRERYGALLSIPELNLIKGFEKERIQFLAPYLSFQTKESSHGLSWQSFRNIREHQLAWRWQLNRRNLDANQKNTYLGDPLESRLVYRAQNRSGLSIGLNLQKDPGEAWHLPFGFDHLAGHLQYQGPGKWRKLILGDFHFSFGQGLSLWSGSAFHATGFDQAFAAYARGISAFGGSEEQRFFRGVAVSYQKDAWRTETFISFRDLDASLTETKEGRVAMIRNGGYHRNEKELSSKDQVSLKSLGMALHYEGKNFDLSFLHHQHYFAIPLMEASDLSESHKVVGKSYYGYALAGQLLWQQFHLFGEWAMDQEADWALYIGWERNWWERFKIRQAWRKFQVNYQGFWNDARARSGSAGEFGILHQIEANWTYQLRSLVEVDYYAFPWPRYQIEGPSAGKRISFIQEWRPKSSQSLELRLRHQKDEKWDGTSFKGDPALSRSSVENWQIRFVHKLQLSSAWSSRSSIQFYLLPENWNQVASFLSQQWTYKFGSWRHSLSLSMANDPAGIAVFYDYEPDLLRSFSIPAYRGQSLRLSIYSRWKSRKWQAEAKLAYADDIYYSNAQIELKLQLHYSF
- a CDS encoding carbon-nitrogen hydrolase family protein; the protein is METIENVELAYLNAEDYQALKDLMDAAYAGMNSLHWKKEEIEKLVSLFPEGQVILKVNGELAGCALSVLQDDSITEKNHSYSDVTGNDTFKTHKKDGDLLYGIDVFISPKYRGLRLARRLYDFRKELCEQLNLKGIAFGARMPKYHLYAKELSPLQYLEKVKAKEIEDPVLNFQFNNDFHVKKILKNYLEGDTESLDHAVLMEWNNVYYEKPSAGPGSQTRVIRVGLVQWQMRPYSDLDELMSQAEFFLDSISGYHSDFALFPEFFNAPLMAAYNEIKESEAIRKLAGYTEEIVNRFSQLAVSYNINIITGSMPEIVNDKLRNVGYLCHRDGRLDRFEKIHVTPDEERVWGMEGGDILRSFDTDCGKIGILICYDVEFPELSRILAEEGMDILFVPFLTDTQNGYSRVRNTAQARAIENECYVVIAGSVGNLPKVSNMDIQFAQSMVFTPCDFAFPSTGIKAEATPNAEMILVVDLDINLLRELNEFGSVRNLKDRRLDLYRLTKLKA